In Candidatus Methylomirabilota bacterium, the sequence GTCCAGGTCAATCCCTCGGCTTATCAGGCGCTCGCCCGCCGTCACCGGGCCGGCGTCGCGCTGCTCGCCGAGTAGCCCGCCCTGAGGCGGTCTGGTAGAGTGGCCCCATGGCCGGACGCGTCATCCCTTTCCGGCAACCCGGGCCGGAGCCGGGCGAGGAGCCCCGGTTCGAGGAGGCGACCCGGGTCCGCGACCAGGCCGAGGCGCTCGTCGTGAAGAGCCTGCTCGAAGCCTACGGGATCCGCGTGCTCCTCCGGACCCACGTCGCCCAGTCCGTTCACCCCTTCACCGTGGGCGACCAGGGGGAGGTGCGGATCCTCGTCCCGCGCGCGGCCGTCGCCGAGAGCCGCCTCCTGCTGGCGCGGATCGCGCCCGGTCCCTCGTTTCCCTGATCGGGTCCTGGGAGGGGGCCTCGACGGCCCCCTCCCAGGCCCACCCCCAAAGGGTTGCGCGGACTACGCGACGCATCCGGCGATTGGCGTCATCGGCCGCTGATGACTCCGACACGGGGCCTGCTAATCGAGGAGACGGCAGACGGCTTCGAGCACCTGCTCGACGCGGGTGAGCGTCGCCGGCTCGAGGGTCTCCGGGCGATCCCCGGGCGTGTGGTAGGTCGTGAACGGCGGGGGCCGCCGCGCCGGTGAGACCAGGATCCCGCGCACGCCGCCGTAGATGAATGTCCGCAGCGCCTCGGCCGCCGCCGTGGGGACGACCGTCAGCCCGACCGCCGGCACGCCACGGTCGGCGAAGGGCCGATGATCGCTCCCGAAGAACGGGACCGGCTCGGCGAGGTGATAGGTCTCGTCGCGCCGGTAGCCGAGGGCCTCGACGGTCGCGACCCAGGCTTTGACCAGGGCACTCTCGGCCATCCCCGGGGTCACGTCCCAGAGGGCCAGGCTCTCGCCGATGCCGCAGAGCTCGAGGCTCAACACCCCCACGAGGTCGTCGAGGGGGGCGGTCCGCGCGTACACTCGCGAGCCGAGCATGCCCCGCTCCTCGTCGCCGAAGAAGGCGATGCGGACCCGAAGCCGCCGCGGCGGATCCGCGGCGAGCCGCGCCCACAATCCCAGGAGGATCCCGACCCCGGCGGCGTTGTCGTTGGCGCCGGGACTGCCGGGCACCGCGTCGTGATGGGCGGCCAGTAGCAGGGTGCGAGGTCC encodes:
- a CDS encoding M28 family metallopeptidase, whose amino-acid sequence is MSGAGIWRRELRRALGGALNVLTARLMNLGSPAAPITPLPLDVYRVLAAPTALDTARLLAGRSNRQRASILEAALRSRGIPLMRLPYRTVEGAGLSLVVDIGPGPRTLLLAAHHDAVPGSPGANDNAAGVGILLGLWARLAADPPRRLRVRIAFFGDEERGMLGSRVYARTAPLDDLVGVLSLELCGIGESLALWDVTPGMAESALVKAWVATVEALGYRRDETYHLAEPVPFFGSDHRPFADRGVPAVGLTVVPTAAAEALRTFIYGGVRGILVSPARRPPPFTTYHTPGDRPETLEPATLTRVEQVLEAVCRLLD